In Aliivibrio wodanis, a genomic segment contains:
- a CDS encoding putative acetyltransferase, whose product MIQLRPMTTNEYPAYCDYFIDDYSREIAENYGHSMDRALELANQDLLRSFPNGLETNEHELLCIESGSELVGYLWHSINENDKSTFIYDFFIFPNCRNNGYGKLAIIALESQLKSIDIKQIKLRVAYQNQRALKLYQEVGFAISGYNMSKKIVS is encoded by the coding sequence ATGATTCAGCTTAGACCAATGACCACAAATGAATATCCTGCGTATTGTGATTATTTCATTGATGATTATAGCCGTGAAATAGCTGAAAACTATGGTCACTCAATGGATAGGGCGCTCGAATTGGCTAATCAGGATCTTCTTCGTAGTTTTCCTAATGGTCTGGAAACTAATGAGCATGAATTATTGTGTATTGAATCAGGTTCAGAATTGGTTGGTTATTTGTGGCACTCGATTAACGAAAATGACAAATCGACGTTTATTTATGACTTCTTCATTTTTCCAAATTGTCGCAATAATGGTTATGGTAAATTAGCAATTATTGCTCTTGAATCACAATTGAAATCGATTGATATTAAACAAATAAAATTACGAGTTGCGTATCAAAATCAAAGAGCGTTAAAGCTGTATCAAGAGGTTGGTTTTGCTATTTCTGGCTACAATATGTCAAAGAAAATAGTAAGTTAG